ATATATTAAATGTTATAAGAATTGCAATTTTGATTATTCTTGTATATAGCTTTCCCCATTATACCCGATTTTTACATGGAACTTTCTTTCCTTTAGTGATTTACGGATATGTTTTTATTTTATGGGTTTTATGGATTAATAGATTTTCAAAATATGCTAAATAATTTAAAAGAGAATAAATTTAAAATCTTTATAGCAATTGTTGTGGTAATAGGTTTTGCTTTGATTAGGACATTTGAAAGAAATTTGTTTTATGATCCTTTTCTGAGATACTTTGAAGCCGATTTCCAGTCAAGTCCTTATCCAGAAGTAGAAACTTTAAAACTTTTGTGGTCGCTCTTTCTTCGTTATTTTCTAAATTCGGTTTTATCACTTTTGCTCATTTATGTCTTATTTCAAGATCGTGATATTTTTAAGTTTAGCTCATTCGTTTATGCCTGCTTTCTAGTTGTGCTATTGAGTGCATTTTATATAATACTTCATTTTTTTCCAGATGGCAGTTGGCTTCTTTTTTATGTGAGAAGATTTATAGTTCAACCAATTTTGGTATTATTGTTCATTCCTGGATTTTACTATCAGCTCCAGAAATCTAAAAAATAACATTTGTTTTAGTTTTTTATCTACAGTTTTTGAATAGCTTTGCAGTATGAATTTGAAAAAGTGTACAGGTCTATTTTTGGCGTTCCTTTTATTGGTTTCCAATATTGGGTTTGCTTTTGATGTGCACTATTGTGGTGGAGAAATTGCTTCGGTTTCATTAAAGACTACCGCAGAACCTGTTGTTGAAAAGAAATGCTGTGGTTCTAAAGAGAAAAAGAACTCTTGTTGTAAAGACAAAGTTGTTCATTTCGAAAAGAAATCAGATAATGCAACAATCAAATTCTTCTTTTTTCAATTTGCTTTCCCAGCAGTTATACAAGCTTACAAGCCTCTAGTCTTTTTAGAAATTCCAAATTTTAAAAAGAAAGAAGTTCTTTCGTATTATGCTGACGCGAATGCGCCCCCCTTATTTAAATTATACCATCAGTATATTTTCTATTCCTGATTTTAATGTTAAGATGCGGCTACAAGTCTTGATTAAGGCTTCGTATTTACATTTTAATTGCTTTTGCTTTATGCAGAATGCAAGAATGTAATTCTATTTAACATTAAAATCATTTTTTATGCAAAAAAATATAATGCTTTTTGTAGCGTTTTTGCTTTCTGTATCTGTGTTTTCGCAAGAAGATCTAGAAGAGGTAAAAATCACTAAAAAGCAAAAAGGAATTAAAAAATCCTATACGTTAACAGCCAATACTTCTGTAATTACTAGTAAAGAACTGCTTAAAGCAGCTTGCTGTAACTTGGCAGAAAGTTTTGAAACTAATCCGTCAATCGATGTTAATTTTTCTGATGCTTTAACAGGAACTAAGCAAATTAAAATGCTAGGATTGACAAGTCCTTACTTAATGATTACAGAAGAGAATATTCCTTCTGTTCGAGGAGCCTCTCAAGCTTACGGATTGTCATTTACTCCTGGAACTTGGATCGAAAGTGTTCAGATTACCAAAGGTGCAGGAAGTGTTATTAATGGATACGAAAGTATTTCAGGTCAAATTAATACGGAGCTTTTAAAACCTTTAAACGATATTCCGTTTTTCTTGAATGCTTATGGTTCAACCGATTCTCGTTTTGAATTGAATACTCATTTCAATAAAAAATTATCTGATAAATGGGCAACAAGTTTGTTTGTTCATGGAAATGCGCGTGTAGCGAAAAACGACATGAATAATGATGGCTTTTTAGATAATCCGTTAGGAAAACAAATCAATGTTTTAAACCGTTACCAATATTATGATCCAGAAAGCGGTTTGGTGAGTTTTATCAATTTCAGATATATGAATGATAAAAAACAAACGGGAGAAGTTGATTTTGATAAAGATCGCGATCGCGGCACAACTAACCATTGGGGGTCTGAAATTAATACAGAACGTTTTGATGTTTCAACAAAAATCGGCTATGTGTTTAAAGACATGCCTTATCAAAGTATCGGTTTTCAAAACGCTTTTAATAGTCATAAACAAGATTCTTATTATGGTTTAAATCAATACGATATCAAACAAAATAGTTTTTATTCTAATTTGATTTTCAATTCGATCATCAATAATACCATGCACAAATTTACTACTGGTCTGAATTTTACTTACGATCAATATCAGGAGTTTGTCAATTTAACAGATGTAGGTAGAATTGATAATTCGGTTGGTGCTTTCTTTGAGTATACTTACGATAATACAGACAATTTTAGTTTGATTTTAGGAGGTAGAGTAGATAATCATAACCGATTAGGTTTTTTTGTTACACCGAGATTGCACATGAGATATAATCCTTGGAAAAATGGAGTAATTCGTTTTTCTGCGGGAAGAGGGAAGCGTTCTGCCAATATTTTTGCTGAGAATCAACAGCTTTTTGCCAGTTCAAGAACATTTTCGATTTTAGATTCTAGCGGAAAAGTTTATGGTTTAAATCCAGAGATTGCTTGGAATTACGGTGTGAGTTTCTCGCAGAAATTCCGTCTTTTCAATAAA
The Flavobacterium humidisoli DNA segment above includes these coding regions:
- a CDS encoding exosortase F system-associated membrane protein; this encodes MLNNLKENKFKIFIAIVVVIGFALIRTFERNLFYDPFLRYFEADFQSSPYPEVETLKLLWSLFLRYFLNSVLSLLLIYVLFQDRDIFKFSSFVYACFLVVLLSAFYIILHFFPDGSWLLFYVRRFIVQPILVLLFIPGFYYQLQKSKK
- a CDS encoding HYC_CC_PP family protein — protein: MNLKKCTGLFLAFLLLVSNIGFAFDVHYCGGEIASVSLKTTAEPVVEKKCCGSKEKKNSCCKDKVVHFEKKSDNATIKFFFFQFAFPAVIQAYKPLVFLEIPNFKKKEVLSYYADANAPPLFKLYHQYIFYS
- a CDS encoding TonB-dependent receptor plug domain-containing protein, translating into MQKNIMLFVAFLLSVSVFSQEDLEEVKITKKQKGIKKSYTLTANTSVITSKELLKAACCNLAESFETNPSIDVNFSDALTGTKQIKMLGLTSPYLMITEENIPSVRGASQAYGLSFTPGTWIESVQITKGAGSVINGYESISGQINTELLKPLNDIPFFLNAYGSTDSRFELNTHFNKKLSDKWATSLFVHGNARVAKNDMNNDGFLDNPLGKQINVLNRYQYYDPESGLVSFINFRYMNDKKQTGEVDFDKDRDRGTTNHWGSEINTERFDVSTKIGYVFKDMPYQSIGFQNAFNSHKQDSYYGLNQYDIKQNSFYSNLIFNSIINNTMHKFTTGLNFTYDQYQEFVNLTDVGRIDNSVGAFFEYTYDNTDNFSLILGGRVDNHNRLGFFVTPRLHMRYNPWKNGVIRFSAGRGKRSANIFAENQQLFASSRTFSILDSSGKVYGLNPEIAWNYGVSFSQKFRLFNKDADAGFDFYRTDFQNQAVVDVMQSPQQVLFYDLKGSSFANSLQVEFNYELIHNLNLRTAYKYYDIQTDYLRGTFQRPLQAKHRFLGNLEYETTMNDDKQWRFDFTYNWSGKQQLPYTASNPVEDQFPEFSPAYGVMNAQVTRVFSSVFEVYVGGENIGNYKQQKAILGANDPFGPNFDASIAYAPIFGQMYYAGLRFKIK